A portion of the Salminus brasiliensis chromosome 9, fSalBra1.hap2, whole genome shotgun sequence genome contains these proteins:
- the ajuba gene encoding LIM domain-containing protein ajuba gives MDRIGTKLKQKFKLPDSGSVKFNKKKNELANTNNNSNSNPASSGTPVVAHLSPSNNPPPPSPASFSSVEACGSTLSGRPSKVVNSQRVSPCVASAASAPVPEELGPSVAPVRRRSPQQRASCYLPESEVRRGELPQGEHADPQGAYSPNSRAALNQRRYSLELQQLVRRQQLLSQPPLSSMPPPYPTHGPVARSGSAEPSFLPEPERHKRLSLQEALFYKRWSSGGEPWDSGRPASLSHPPQRTHDSPGGGYIFPPGPTLSPCSSFSLQESVLASPRSSFASSTASGGGGGGSGSPMGSPCSSNRTSGISLGYDTRHATPGPAAQQLQFSSTQLGGTTSGPVYSASNLGKAGVPPMEVWTDYLERGFQDGRHSYPPAVSVPATAGNRAEPEWWSGTEQRGERAGERMRHSDLPGTHYQQELTRLLLRDMALEGEELLGGLTLKEQPVSTSAPPLAPGVLAGKPQPEEHPAVREPPPSALDRQEFFGTCVKCGKGVYGADNACQALDSLYHTRCFTCVSCGRTLRNKDFYNVSGSVYCKEDYMFSGFQAAAEKCSVCGHLILEQILQALGNSYHPGCFRCTVCSKTLDGVPFTVDYLNHVYCVSDYNRTFAPKCAACLQPILPTEGSEEILRVVSMNKDYHFECYHCEECGKQLSDKPGSQCFPLDSHLLCHSCHMSRVCATHNLPQHNKH, from the exons ATGGACCGGATTGGCACCAAGCTGAAGCAGAAGTTTAAGCTGCCTGACTCTGGTAGTGTCaagtttaataagaagaaaaatgaaCTTGCCAACACCAATaacaacagtaacagtaaccCTGCCAGTAGTGGAACACCAGTTGTGGCTCACTTGAGCCCATCAAACAACCCGCCGCCTCCCAGTCCAGCGTCATTCAGCTCGGTGGAGGCGTGTGGGTCCACCCTGAGCGGAAGGCCTAGCAAGGTGGTCAACTCTCAGAGAGTGTCGCCTTGCGTTGCCTCTGCTGCTTCGGCTCCAGTGCCTGAGGAATTGGGGCCTTCGGTCGCCCCTGTGCGGCGCAGGTCGCCACAGCAACGGGCATCCTGTTACCTACCTGAGTCCGAGGTGAGACGTGGAGAGTTGCCCCAAGGCGAGCATGCTGACCCTCAAGGGGCATACAGCCCGAATTCTCGGGCTGCCCTGAATCAGCGACGCTACTCCCTGGAGCTTCAGCAGCTGGTTCGGAGGCAGCAGCTCCTCTCTCAGCCTCCACTGTCCTCCATGCCCCCTCCTTACCCCACCCATGGCCCGGTGGCCCGCTCCGGCTCCGCGGAACCCAGCTTCCTTCCTGAGCCAGAGCGCCACAAGCGCCTCTCTTTGCAGGAGGCCTTGTTCTACAAGCGTTGGAGCTCTGGAGGAGAGCCCTGGGACAGTGGCAGGCCAGCCTCATTGTCCCACCCTCCGCAGAGGACCCACGACAGCCCAGGGGGTGGCTACATCTTCCCTCCAGGCCCCACGCTGAGCCCCTGCTCATCCTTCAGCCTGCAGGAGTCTGTGTTGGCCAGCCCGCGCTCCAGCTTTGCTAGCAGCACGGCCAgcggaggtggaggaggtggcaGCGGGAGTCCAATGGGAAGCCCTTGCAGCAGCAACCGGACCAGTGGCATCAGCTTAGGCTACGACACCCGGCATGCTACGCCTGGCCCTGCTGCCCAACAGCTGCAGTTTTCTTCCACGCAACTAGGGGGCACCACCTCCGGACCGGTGTATTCAGCCTCCAATCTCGGGAAAGCTGGAGTGCCTCCAATGGAGGTGTGGACCGACTATCTGGAGAGAGGCTTTCAAGATGGGCGCCACTCATACCCACCAGCAGTCAGCGTCCCGGCGACAGCAGGCAACAGAGCGGAGCCTGAGTGGTGGAGTGGCACGGAGCAACGAGGGGAAAGAGCAGGCGAGCGGATGCGCCACTCGGACCTGCCAGGCACTCACTACCAGCAGGAGCTGACCAGGCTCTTGCTGAGGGACATGGCACTGGAGGGAGAGGAGCTTTTAGGAGGTCTGACCCTGAAAGAGCAGCCAGTATCCACATCTGCACCTCCTTTGGCCCCTGGCGTACTAGCAGGGAAACCCCAGCCAGAGGAGCACCCGGCAGTGAGGGAGCCGCCACCATCAGCCTTGGATCGGCAAGAGTTCTTTG GAACATGTGTGAAGTGTGGCAAAGGGGTATATGGGGCAGATAATGCTTGCCAGGCTCTGGACAGTCTCTATCACACACGCTGTTTCACCTGTGTGTCCTGTG gtcgcACATTAAGAAACAAAGACTTCTACAACGTCAGTGGATCAGTGTACTGTAAAGAGGACTACATG TTTTCAGGGTTCCAGGCAGCTGCTGagaaatgcagtgtgtgtggtcatCTGATCCTGGAGCAG attcTGCAGGCCTTGGGAAACTCGTATCATCCAGGTTGTTTCCGCTGTACAGTCTGCTCGAAGACCCTGGATGGCGTGCCTTTCACAGTGGACTACCTCAATCATGTCTACTGCGTCTCAGACTACAACAG GACATTTGCTCCTAAATGTGCTGCCTGTTTACAACCCATTTTACCTACTGAG GGCAGTGAGGAGATTCTCAGGGTGGTGTCCATGAACAAAGACTATCACTTTGAGTGCTATCACTGTGAG GAGTGCGGGAAGCAGCTGTCTGATAAGCCCGGCTCGCAGTGCTTCCCTCTGGACTCCCACCTCCTCTGCCACTCCTGCCACATGAGCAGAGTGTGTGCCACCCACAACCTCCCCCAACACAACAAACACTGA
- the mrpl52 gene encoding large ribosomal subunit protein mL52: MAAPLKIISASALRLNAVRPFSSTCVTHAGKKWRLENGLAWTGSEYGPLTDLPDWSFADGRPAPPLKGQVRRQKERAEFARRAVDLNAEVDQGIDTWKAKKEQEERAKEHLKSTMFKPKGKMLIKNK, encoded by the exons ATGGCAGCGCCCTTGAAGATAATCAGCGCTTCAG CGTTAAGACTGAATGCTGTCCGCCCGTTTTCATCTACGTGTGTGACCCACGCCGGGAAGAAGTGGAGACTGGA AAATGGACTGGCCTGGACGGGATCAGAATATGGTCCATTAACAGACTTGCCAGACTGGTCGTTTGCAG atggCAGGCCTGCACCTCCATTAAAAGGACAAGTCAGGAGGCAAAAAGAGAGAGCAGAGTTTGCA AGGAGAGCAGTGGATCTGAATGCAGAGGTGGACCAAGGGATAGACACATGGAAGGCAAAAAAGGAGCAGGAAGAAAGAGCGAAAGAACATTTAAAATCTACCATGTTTAAACCAAAaggaaaaatgttaataaagaacaaataa